One stretch of Qipengyuania gelatinilytica DNA includes these proteins:
- a CDS encoding JAB domain-containing protein, which translates to MRFGFEKPNDANEVGEKRARAKLVKLPDGLIASMRRLRTERMVAIFADSHGRLLSRELVAEGGVGQLRLSLRRIFSQALKRDAHRMILAHNHPSGSSKPSDADVANTLRLQAFAKSLGISLDDHLIIGRDDISSMRGLGLIS; encoded by the coding sequence ATGCGCTTCGGGTTCGAGAAGCCGAACGACGCAAACGAAGTGGGCGAGAAGCGAGCGAGAGCCAAACTTGTCAAGCTCCCCGATGGGTTAATCGCATCAATGCGGCGGCTGCGGACCGAGAGGATGGTTGCCATCTTCGCGGACTCACATGGGAGGCTTCTCTCGCGCGAGCTCGTCGCAGAAGGAGGCGTGGGCCAGCTGAGGCTGTCTCTACGCCGCATATTCTCGCAGGCCCTGAAGCGCGACGCGCATCGGATGATATTAGCTCACAACCATCCGTCCGGCTCTTCCAAACCCAGCGATGCCGACGTTGCGAACACATTACGATTGCAGGCATTTGCGAAGAGCCTTGGCATCAGTCTCGACGATCATCTCATCATTGGAAGAGACGACATTTCGAGCATGCGCGGGTTGGGGCTCATTTCGTGA
- a CDS encoding helix-turn-helix domain-containing protein, whose product MGQKANSAVFDMLTEKQREALFLAASGLTSKEIARDLGISPHSVDKRIDMVRAQLGSIPRHQLVREFRHWHARCESTTGEPSPLDAEIVFDPKMASQPAGDMLLFEDALTFGEQKGWERHASWLHPGIRPSDLSVGWRLMLVLAASFLAAAAFVLVAAAGNVLVDLLR is encoded by the coding sequence ATGGGTCAAAAGGCAAACAGCGCCGTATTCGATATGCTGACCGAGAAGCAGCGCGAAGCGCTTTTTCTCGCCGCGAGCGGCCTGACTTCTAAAGAGATTGCCCGAGATCTGGGAATCTCTCCGCACTCCGTAGACAAACGCATCGACATGGTGAGGGCGCAGCTTGGCTCGATCCCAAGACATCAGCTCGTGCGCGAGTTTCGACACTGGCATGCGAGGTGTGAATCGACCACCGGTGAGCCGTCCCCTCTCGATGCCGAGATTGTATTCGATCCAAAGATGGCCTCGCAGCCAGCGGGCGATATGCTTCTATTTGAAGATGCTCTGACCTTCGGGGAGCAGAAGGGTTGGGAGAGGCACGCCAGCTGGTTGCACCCGGGGATCAGACCCTCTGATCTGAGTGTGGGCTGGCGTCTCATGCTAGTCTTGGCCGCTTCGTTTCTGGCCGCAGCAGCCTTTGTTCTAGTGGCCGCGGCAGGAAACGTCTTGGTCGACCTACTCAGATAG
- the gmk gene encoding guanylate kinase, whose translation MADSAPDNDKLARRGLMFILSSPSGAGKTTISRMLLGADDEIKLSVSVTTRPPRPGEVDGVHYYFVDDAEFDRMVEEDDFYEWAHVFGHRYGTPKGRIRNALKEGQDFLFDIDWQGTQQLFQKDQQDVVRVFILPPSISELERRLRSRGTDAEDVIEARMERARSEISHWDAYDYVVINEDADACFSKVREILDAERMKRQRQTGLIPFVRELMS comes from the coding sequence ATGGCCGATTCCGCACCCGACAACGACAAACTCGCCCGCCGCGGGCTGATGTTCATCCTTTCCTCGCCCAGCGGCGCAGGCAAGACGACGATCAGCCGCATGCTGCTTGGCGCCGATGACGAAATCAAGCTCTCGGTCAGCGTCACCACCCGCCCGCCGCGCCCCGGCGAGGTGGACGGCGTGCACTATTATTTCGTCGACGATGCGGAATTCGATCGCATGGTCGAGGAAGACGATTTCTACGAATGGGCACATGTGTTCGGACATCGCTACGGCACGCCGAAGGGCCGCATTCGCAACGCGCTGAAGGAAGGTCAGGACTTCCTCTTCGATATCGACTGGCAGGGCACGCAGCAGCTGTTCCAGAAGGACCAGCAGGACGTCGTCCGCGTATTCATCCTGCCCCCCAGCATCTCCGAACTCGAACGGCGCCTGCGCAGCCGCGGCACCGATGCCGAAGACGTGATCGAAGCGCGGATGGAACGCGCCCGTAGCGAGATCAGCCACTGGGACGCTTACGATTACGTGGTCATCAACGAAGACGCGGACGCCTGTTTCTCGAAGGTGCGCGAAATCCTCGATGCCGAACGGATGAAGCGCCAGCGCCAGACCGGCCTCATCCCCTTCGTGCGCGAGCTGATGAGCTGA
- a CDS encoding SspB family protein, producing the protein MSEDTPDSLIPYDTIVQEALRAVVGRVLGEIEQGGSELPGAHHFYITFKTHAPGVSIPASLRERFPDEMTIVLQNKFWDLNVREDGFSVGLSFNQIPAELDIPYAAITQFVDPAVDFGLQFQATVADMAPAPTDEAGNDEEQGDGLPVEGSEDGSNVVTVDFGRKN; encoded by the coding sequence ATGAGCGAAGATACGCCCGATAGCCTGATCCCATACGACACCATCGTGCAGGAGGCCCTGCGCGCAGTGGTCGGCCGGGTGCTCGGCGAAATCGAGCAGGGCGGCAGCGAGCTGCCCGGCGCGCATCACTTCTATATCACCTTCAAGACCCACGCTCCCGGTGTGTCGATCCCGGCCAGCCTGCGTGAGCGGTTCCCCGACGAGATGACCATCGTGCTCCAGAACAAGTTCTGGGACCTCAACGTGCGCGAAGATGGATTTTCGGTCGGCCTGTCGTTCAACCAGATCCCGGCAGAGCTCGACATTCCCTATGCCGCGATCACGCAGTTCGTCGATCCGGCGGTCGATTTCGGGCTGCAGTTCCAGGCCACCGTCGCCGATATGGCCCCTGCCCCGACCGACGAAGCGGGCAATGACGAGGAACAGGGTGATGGCCTGCCCGTTGAAGGTTCGGAAGACGGCTCCAACGTCGTCACGGTCGATTTCGGCCGCAAGAACTAA
- the hisB gene encoding imidazoleglycerol-phosphate dehydratase HisB, whose amino-acid sequence MRTGRIERNTEETKILVEVNLDGNGSYDVSTGIGFLDHMVEQFSKHSLIDVTMKVDGDLHVDQHHTTEDSALALGQALAAALGDKGGIARYGSAFSPMDETLARVALDISGRPYLVWKAGFSQEKLGEWDTELIEHWFHSVAQTCGLTLHIELLYGTNNHHICEAIYKGFARAMRAAVEIDPRKGGAIPSTKGQLGG is encoded by the coding sequence ATGCGTACAGGCCGTATCGAAAGAAACACCGAAGAAACCAAGATCCTTGTCGAGGTGAACCTCGACGGGAACGGAAGCTATGATGTCTCCACCGGCATCGGTTTCCTCGATCACATGGTCGAACAGTTTTCCAAGCATTCGCTGATCGACGTGACGATGAAGGTCGATGGCGACCTCCATGTCGACCAGCATCACACCACCGAAGACAGCGCTTTGGCTCTGGGGCAGGCGCTTGCCGCCGCGCTCGGCGACAAGGGTGGTATCGCGCGTTACGGCAGCGCCTTCTCGCCGATGGACGAAACGCTGGCGCGCGTGGCACTCGATATCTCGGGCCGCCCCTATCTCGTGTGGAAGGCCGGGTTCAGCCAGGAAAAGCTGGGCGAGTGGGACACCGAGCTGATCGAGCACTGGTTCCATTCGGTCGCGCAGACCTGCGGCCTCACGCTGCATATCGAGCTGCTTTACGGCACCAACAACCATCACATCTGCGAAGCCATCTACAAGGGCTTTGCGCGCGCCATGCGTGCCGCGGTCGAGATCGATCCGCGCAAGGGTGGCGCAATCCCGAGCACCAAGGGGCAGCTGGGTGGCTGA
- the hisH gene encoding imidazole glycerol phosphate synthase subunit HisH — MAEVIALVDYGAGNLHSVENALKRVGAKVKVTADPDVLRAADRIVLPGVGSFNACAAGLRAEKGVIEAMRERVFVGGAPFLGICVGMQLLATRGLEHGETPGLDWIEGEVRLITPTDTSVKVPHMGWNDVASTPHAKNHEVIEEGEAYFLHSYHFHASSGQDVLAMTDHGGGLVAAVGRGNILGAQFHPEKSQSYGLNLLSRFLEWKP, encoded by the coding sequence GTGGCTGAGGTTATCGCCCTTGTCGACTATGGCGCGGGCAATCTGCATTCGGTCGAGAACGCTTTGAAGCGGGTCGGGGCCAAAGTGAAGGTTACCGCCGATCCCGACGTGTTGCGTGCGGCGGACCGCATCGTTTTGCCCGGCGTGGGAAGCTTCAATGCCTGCGCTGCTGGCTTGCGCGCCGAGAAAGGCGTGATCGAGGCCATGCGCGAGCGGGTGTTCGTGGGCGGTGCGCCGTTTCTCGGCATCTGCGTCGGCATGCAACTGCTCGCAACACGCGGGCTGGAACATGGCGAGACGCCGGGGCTCGACTGGATCGAGGGCGAAGTGCGGCTGATCACACCGACCGACACGAGCGTAAAAGTGCCGCACATGGGCTGGAACGATGTCGCCTCTACCCCGCATGCCAAGAATCATGAGGTGATCGAGGAAGGCGAGGCCTATTTCCTCCATTCCTATCACTTCCACGCCAGCAGCGGGCAGGACGTGCTGGCCATGACCGACCATGGTGGCGGGCTTGTGGCTGCGGTCGGTCGTGGCAACATTCTCGGGGCGCAGTTCCACCCCGAAAAGAGCCAGAGCTACGGGCTCAATCTTCTTTCCCGCTTCCTGGAGTGGAAACCGTGA
- the hisA gene encoding 1-(5-phosphoribosyl)-5-[(5-phosphoribosylamino)methylideneamino]imidazole-4-carboxamide isomerase, whose product MIVFPAIDLKAGQVVRLAEGDMDRATVYGDNPAAQAKLFAEAGAGHLHVVDLDGSFAGSAQNREAVEQIVEAFPGHVQLGGGIRKREDVEGWFDAGVSRVVMGSAALKDPEFVKDMARAFEGGVVVAVDAKDGMVATEGWADVSDVPVIDLARRFEDAGVASLLFTDIGRDGLLKGVNLDATVELARQVDIPVIASGGVKGIDDIHVLSLHAKDGIEGVITGRALYDGRLDLAAALAMAARA is encoded by the coding sequence GTGATCGTCTTCCCCGCAATCGACCTCAAGGCCGGACAAGTGGTTCGCCTCGCCGAGGGCGATATGGACCGCGCCACCGTCTACGGCGACAACCCTGCCGCGCAGGCCAAGCTGTTTGCCGAGGCTGGCGCGGGGCATCTGCATGTGGTCGATCTCGATGGGTCCTTCGCCGGTTCGGCGCAGAACCGCGAGGCGGTCGAGCAGATCGTCGAGGCGTTTCCCGGTCACGTCCAGCTGGGCGGTGGCATCCGCAAACGTGAAGATGTCGAAGGCTGGTTCGATGCGGGCGTATCGCGCGTGGTGATGGGCTCGGCGGCCTTGAAGGACCCGGAATTCGTCAAGGACATGGCGCGCGCTTTCGAAGGCGGGGTTGTCGTGGCCGTCGACGCCAAGGACGGCATGGTCGCGACCGAGGGCTGGGCCGACGTGTCCGACGTGCCCGTAATCGATCTTGCCCGCCGGTTCGAGGATGCGGGGGTTGCCAGCCTGCTCTTCACCGACATCGGCCGCGACGGCCTGCTCAAGGGCGTGAACCTCGACGCCACGGTTGAACTCGCCCGGCAAGTGGACATTCCCGTGATTGCGAGCGGCGGCGTAAAGGGGATCGACGATATCCACGTGCTCTCGCTTCACGCCAAGGACGGCATCGAGGGTGTGATAACCGGCCGTGCGCTCTATGACGGTCGCCTCGACCTCGCGGCGGCTTTGGCGATGGCGGCGCGGGCATGA
- the hisF gene encoding imidazole glycerol phosphate synthase subunit HisF, which produces MTVRIRVIPCLDVADGRVVKGVNFVDLKDAGDPVEQAQAYDRAGADELCFLDISASHEGRGTLLDIVQRTAAVCFMPLTVGGGVRSVEDARALLLAGADKVAVNSAAVARPELVREIADKFGSQCVVASVDARAKTEGEGFRGWEIYTHGGRKPTGIDAIEHAQKLAELGAGELLVTSMDGDGTKQGYDLELTRAIADTVSVPVIASGGVGTLDHLVEGVTQGHASAVLAASIFHFGQHSIGEAHRALRAAGLPARG; this is translated from the coding sequence TTGACCGTCCGTATCCGTGTCATTCCCTGCCTCGACGTCGCCGATGGGCGCGTGGTGAAGGGCGTCAATTTCGTCGATCTGAAGGACGCAGGTGATCCGGTCGAGCAGGCGCAGGCCTATGACCGCGCAGGCGCCGACGAGCTGTGCTTCCTCGATATCTCTGCCAGCCACGAAGGGCGAGGGACGCTGCTCGACATCGTCCAGCGTACTGCGGCTGTCTGCTTTATGCCGCTGACAGTTGGCGGGGGTGTCCGCAGCGTCGAGGATGCGCGCGCGCTCCTGCTTGCAGGGGCAGACAAGGTCGCAGTGAATAGCGCAGCGGTGGCCCGCCCCGAACTGGTGCGCGAGATCGCCGACAAGTTCGGCAGCCAGTGCGTCGTCGCCAGCGTCGATGCCCGCGCCAAAACCGAGGGCGAGGGCTTTCGCGGCTGGGAAATCTACACGCACGGTGGGCGCAAGCCGACCGGCATCGACGCCATCGAACATGCGCAGAAGCTTGCCGAACTCGGTGCGGGCGAACTGCTCGTGACCTCGATGGATGGCGACGGGACCAAGCAGGGCTACGACCTAGAACTCACGCGAGCGATTGCCGACACGGTCTCTGTTCCGGTGATCGCAAGCGGCGGCGTCGGAACGCTCGACCACCTCGTCGAGGGTGTCACGCAGGGCCATGCAAGCGCCGTGCTGGCCGCATCGATCTTCCACTTCGGCCAGCATTCGATCGGCGAAGCGCACCGCGCATTGCGAGCCGCGGGCTTGCCTGCGCGCGGCTGA
- a CDS encoding phosphoribosyl-ATP diphosphatase, protein MDTLTRLEATIAQRLFASPDESYVAALKAKGLGKMAQKVGEEAVETVIAAMSGSREELVSESADLLMHLLVLLQVKDVPLADVMAELDRREGVSGLEEKASRSE, encoded by the coding sequence ATGGATACGTTGACCCGCCTCGAGGCCACCATCGCCCAGCGCCTGTTCGCCTCTCCGGACGAAAGCTACGTCGCCGCGCTGAAGGCGAAGGGGCTCGGCAAGATGGCGCAGAAGGTCGGCGAGGAAGCGGTCGAAACGGTTATCGCCGCAATGTCCGGCTCGCGCGAGGAACTGGTTTCTGAAAGCGCCGACCTGCTGATGCACCTTCTGGTCCTGCTGCAGGTCAAGGATGTGCCGCTGGCCGATGTCATGGCCGAACTCGACAGGCGCGAAGGCGTCTCGGGTCTCGAGGAAAAAGCGAGCAGGAGCGAATAG
- a CDS encoding histidine triad nucleotide-binding protein translates to MPIDPTQPYDDNNIFAKILRGEIPSTKVYEDEWAFAFEDINPQAEVHTLVIPKGRYVSWDDFSEKAGAEEIAGFIRAVGKVARDKGLVEPGYRMMANIGAHGGQEVPHLHVHIFGGQFLGPMIAR, encoded by the coding sequence ATGCCGATCGATCCGACGCAGCCGTACGACGACAATAATATCTTCGCGAAAATCCTGCGCGGCGAGATCCCCTCGACCAAGGTCTACGAGGACGAGTGGGCATTTGCGTTCGAGGACATCAATCCGCAGGCCGAAGTGCACACGCTGGTGATCCCCAAGGGCCGCTATGTCAGCTGGGACGACTTCAGCGAAAAGGCCGGTGCCGAGGAAATTGCCGGTTTTATCCGCGCCGTCGGTAAGGTCGCGCGGGACAAGGGGCTGGTCGAACCGGGTTATCGCATGATGGCCAATATCGGCGCGCATGGCGGGCAGGAAGTGCCGCACCTCCATGTCCATATTTTCGGCGGGCAGTTCCTCGGTCCGATGATCGCACGATAA